One window of Lacerta agilis isolate rLacAgi1 chromosome 14, rLacAgi1.pri, whole genome shotgun sequence genomic DNA carries:
- the LOC117058375 gene encoding zinc finger protein 774-like isoform X1: protein MQESYETVISLAEEIAINWPRITAFTETRGRRGLAPGLEMEPEQGQLAPLQGQAAAAAATAGSSEEGILPDFRRQLGVILQTVGKAQVEKMLRELVKEQEQQGRVRRRKRVTRSPRLGAGDEAGGQNNSEASHAGTLEAPTILSRKPAANELQVPLLCSGLVAGQKQPISGKIFHGDARGCKNSLVHQQSPLGTRWGTGLEPRESVGCSPLHSMSRDSQDAARLWPPFGERAQFFSAWQKPRFTQRRRRPPAGEKPHLCGPCRRTIVVPPQRSSSPPNSALAPVLDSASASSLALPLNSVGAATTQPPGGNSVSAQPRKPHGCEECGKRFRILANLERHQQRHAVEKPHQCRDCGRRFRWGCHLERHRRSRRCVECGGGLATPPPPPSPPPEPDRPYSCGECGRRFTQRSALSKHRRLHSGERPYGCGECGKRFLQRSDLTIHVRSHSGEQPYVCTECGRRFSVSSNLSKHRRMHRGERPHACSVCAKRFLQRSELLIHQRAHTGERPYPCTACGKRFARRAHLKRHQRTHGSVPATTTASRHQSARLLAPSAADTTPLLEHEGAPDALESRPCSNAHATGPRPPASEPVFSAGRSPVGAASLGLPWAVTSSARLPFCSSSL, encoded by the exons GGCTAGAAATGGAACCTGAGCAAGGGCAATTGGCACCTTTGCAGGggcaggcggcagcagcagcagctacagccGGCTCGAGTGAAGAAGGGATCCTGCCGGACTTCCGGAGGCAGCTCGGGGTGATCCTGCAGACTGTTGGCAAGGCACAAGTGGAAAAgatgctgagggagctggtgaaggagcaggagcagcaggggAGAGTCAGGAGGCGCAAAAGGGTGACCCGGAGCCCCCGCCTTGGAG CAGGTGATGAAGCAGGTGGGCAGAACAACTCAGAGGCCTCACATGCTGGAACGTTGGAAGCACCCACCATCCTGTCTAGAAAGCCAGCTGCGAATGAGCTGCAGGTGCCCCTCTTGTGCTCAGGGCTGGTGGCAGGGCAAAAGCAACCCATTTCAGGGAAGATTTTTCATGGGGACGCCAGAGGGTGTAAGAACAGCCTTGTCCACCAGCAGAGCCCTTTGGGAACGAGATGGGGGACAGGCCTTGAGCCCCGGGAGAGCGTTGGCTGCAGCCCGCTCCACAGCATGAGCCGGGACTCCCAGGATGCCGCGAGACTCTGGCCGCCTTTCGGTGAAAGAGCCCAGTTCTTCTCGGCATGGCAGAAACCACGCTTCACCCAGAGACGCCGGCGCCCACCTGCAGGAGAGAAACCCCACCTCTGTGGGCCATGCAGGAGGaccattgttgtcccaccacagAGATCCAGCTCACCTCCAAATTCCGCCTTGGCTCCTGTCCTGgattctgcctctgcctcttctctTGCTTTGCCTCTGAACTCTGTAGGGGCAGCAACTACCCAGCCGCCAGGCGGGAACTCTGTTTCAGCCCAGCCCCGGAAACCCCACGGCTGCGAGGAGTGTGGCAAGCGGTTCCGAATCCTTGCCAACTTAGAGCGGCACCAGCAGCGCCACGCAGTGGAAAAGCCTCACCAGTGCCGTGACTGCGGGCGCCGTTTCCGCTGGGGCTGCCACCTGGAGCGCCACCGGCGGTCACGCCGCTGTGTGGAGTGTGGTGGGGGGCTGGCCACGCCACCTCCACCCCCGTCCCCGCCCCCGGAACCCGACCGGCCCTATTCCTGCGGCGAATGTGGGAGGCGGTTCACACAGCGCTCGGCGCTCAGCAAGCACCGGCGGCTGCACTCAGGGGAGCGGCCTTATGGCTGCGGAGAGTGCGGCAAGCGCTTCCTGCAGCGCTCCGACCTCACCATCCACGTGCGCTCGCATTCTGGGGAGCAGCCCTACGTGTGCACGGAGTGTGGCCGCCGCTTCAGCGTCAGCTCCAACCTCAGCAAGCACAGGCGCATGCACCGCGGGGAGCGCCCCCACGCCTGCTCGGTCTGCGCCAAGCGCTTCCTGCAGCGCTCCGAGCTCCTCATCCACCAGCGTGCTCACACCGGGGAGCGCCCCTACCCCTGCACAGCCTGCGGGAAGCGCTTTGCTCGCCGGGCACACCTCAAACGCCACCAGCGCACCCATGGCAGCGTGCCTGCCACAACCACTGCCTCTCGTCACCAGAGTGCCCGTCTGCTGGCCCCGTCTGCAGCAGATACCACACCCCTTCTTGAACACGAAGGGGCGCCCGATGCCTTGGAGTCACGCCCCTGCTCCAACGCACATGCTACAGGCCCACGCCCACCAGCATCCGAGCCTGTCTTTTCAGCAGGCCGAAGTCCTGTGGGTGCTGCTTCGCTGGGCCTTCCCTGGGCAGTGACCTCCTCCGCCCGCCTCCCCTTCTGTTCCAGTTCTCTTTGA
- the LOC117058375 gene encoding zinc finger protein 774-like isoform X2 — protein MQESYETVISLAEEIAINWPRITAFTETRGRRGLAPGLEMEPEQGQLAPLQGQAAAAAATAGSSEEGILPDFRRQLGVILQTVGKAQVEKMLRELVKEQEQQGRVRRRKRVTRSPRLGGDEAGGQNNSEASHAGTLEAPTILSRKPAANELQVPLLCSGLVAGQKQPISGKIFHGDARGCKNSLVHQQSPLGTRWGTGLEPRESVGCSPLHSMSRDSQDAARLWPPFGERAQFFSAWQKPRFTQRRRRPPAGEKPHLCGPCRRTIVVPPQRSSSPPNSALAPVLDSASASSLALPLNSVGAATTQPPGGNSVSAQPRKPHGCEECGKRFRILANLERHQQRHAVEKPHQCRDCGRRFRWGCHLERHRRSRRCVECGGGLATPPPPPSPPPEPDRPYSCGECGRRFTQRSALSKHRRLHSGERPYGCGECGKRFLQRSDLTIHVRSHSGEQPYVCTECGRRFSVSSNLSKHRRMHRGERPHACSVCAKRFLQRSELLIHQRAHTGERPYPCTACGKRFARRAHLKRHQRTHGSVPATTTASRHQSARLLAPSAADTTPLLEHEGAPDALESRPCSNAHATGPRPPASEPVFSAGRSPVGAASLGLPWAVTSSARLPFCSSSL, from the exons GGCTAGAAATGGAACCTGAGCAAGGGCAATTGGCACCTTTGCAGGggcaggcggcagcagcagcagctacagccGGCTCGAGTGAAGAAGGGATCCTGCCGGACTTCCGGAGGCAGCTCGGGGTGATCCTGCAGACTGTTGGCAAGGCACAAGTGGAAAAgatgctgagggagctggtgaaggagcaggagcagcaggggAGAGTCAGGAGGCGCAAAAGGGTGACCCGGAGCCCCCGCCTTGGAG GTGATGAAGCAGGTGGGCAGAACAACTCAGAGGCCTCACATGCTGGAACGTTGGAAGCACCCACCATCCTGTCTAGAAAGCCAGCTGCGAATGAGCTGCAGGTGCCCCTCTTGTGCTCAGGGCTGGTGGCAGGGCAAAAGCAACCCATTTCAGGGAAGATTTTTCATGGGGACGCCAGAGGGTGTAAGAACAGCCTTGTCCACCAGCAGAGCCCTTTGGGAACGAGATGGGGGACAGGCCTTGAGCCCCGGGAGAGCGTTGGCTGCAGCCCGCTCCACAGCATGAGCCGGGACTCCCAGGATGCCGCGAGACTCTGGCCGCCTTTCGGTGAAAGAGCCCAGTTCTTCTCGGCATGGCAGAAACCACGCTTCACCCAGAGACGCCGGCGCCCACCTGCAGGAGAGAAACCCCACCTCTGTGGGCCATGCAGGAGGaccattgttgtcccaccacagAGATCCAGCTCACCTCCAAATTCCGCCTTGGCTCCTGTCCTGgattctgcctctgcctcttctctTGCTTTGCCTCTGAACTCTGTAGGGGCAGCAACTACCCAGCCGCCAGGCGGGAACTCTGTTTCAGCCCAGCCCCGGAAACCCCACGGCTGCGAGGAGTGTGGCAAGCGGTTCCGAATCCTTGCCAACTTAGAGCGGCACCAGCAGCGCCACGCAGTGGAAAAGCCTCACCAGTGCCGTGACTGCGGGCGCCGTTTCCGCTGGGGCTGCCACCTGGAGCGCCACCGGCGGTCACGCCGCTGTGTGGAGTGTGGTGGGGGGCTGGCCACGCCACCTCCACCCCCGTCCCCGCCCCCGGAACCCGACCGGCCCTATTCCTGCGGCGAATGTGGGAGGCGGTTCACACAGCGCTCGGCGCTCAGCAAGCACCGGCGGCTGCACTCAGGGGAGCGGCCTTATGGCTGCGGAGAGTGCGGCAAGCGCTTCCTGCAGCGCTCCGACCTCACCATCCACGTGCGCTCGCATTCTGGGGAGCAGCCCTACGTGTGCACGGAGTGTGGCCGCCGCTTCAGCGTCAGCTCCAACCTCAGCAAGCACAGGCGCATGCACCGCGGGGAGCGCCCCCACGCCTGCTCGGTCTGCGCCAAGCGCTTCCTGCAGCGCTCCGAGCTCCTCATCCACCAGCGTGCTCACACCGGGGAGCGCCCCTACCCCTGCACAGCCTGCGGGAAGCGCTTTGCTCGCCGGGCACACCTCAAACGCCACCAGCGCACCCATGGCAGCGTGCCTGCCACAACCACTGCCTCTCGTCACCAGAGTGCCCGTCTGCTGGCCCCGTCTGCAGCAGATACCACACCCCTTCTTGAACACGAAGGGGCGCCCGATGCCTTGGAGTCACGCCCCTGCTCCAACGCACATGCTACAGGCCCACGCCCACCAGCATCCGAGCCTGTCTTTTCAGCAGGCCGAAGTCCTGTGGGTGCTGCTTCGCTGGGCCTTCCCTGGGCAGTGACCTCCTCCGCCCGCCTCCCCTTCTGTTCCAGTTCTCTTTGA